The sequence ATATGTTTCAAAAACAAGCAGTTATGAGAAAGGTTCTTATTTCTCTTGCCCCTCTTTTAGTTTTTTCAATATTTTTATATGGTTTTAAAAGTATAGGAATTTTTATCATTACTTTTACCTTGGGTATATTTACCGAATGGTTATTCGTTCGAAAAACAAAGCAGAAAGTAAGTGAAGCTGTTCTTGTTACTTGTTCCCTTTATGCCCTTTCTATGCCGCCCTTGGTTCCATTGTGGATTGTAGGAATTGGAATTATATTTGGAATTGCTTTTGGAAAGATGGTTTATGGTGGTTTTGGAAGAAATATTTTTAATCCAGCCATTGCAGGCAGATTGTTTATTTATATTTCTTTTCCAAATACAGTTAATCAATGGTTAAATCCAAGATCTCTTGATGGTTTTGCAGGGGCAACCCCCCTTGCAATGTTAAAGAATGGTGAACTGCCTCCCCTTTTAAATTTATTTACCGGTTTCAAGAGCGGGTCTATTGGGGAAGGGTCGATAATCCTCATTTTTATTGCTTTTGTTTATTTAATATCTACTAAAACTGCAAGTTACAGGTCATCTATTTCTACTATAATTGGATTTTTAATTATGCAGTCGATCCTTTATTTTATGAATTTAGGAGGAGCTAACCCTATTTACAGTTTATTCTCTGGAAGTATTCTGTTTCTTGCTGTATTTATGGTTACCGACCCTGTGTCTTCACCTAAAAAAAATAGTTCATTAATTTTATACGGCCTTCTCATTGGAGTCTTTACTTCACTAATCCGAACTTATTCTCTTTTTCTTGAAGGGACCAGTTTTGCCATTTTATTAGGAAATATGTTTGCTCCATTATTTGATGAAACTATTGGAAAATTAAAAGGGGGGTATAGATGGAAAAAAATTCAATGACCTATACTGCTGTTTTTTCATTTATTATTACTTTTATCCTGGTCTTTTTCCTGACTTTGACCCATCTTGGTACTAAAAATAGAGTTTCTCAATATAACAGAAATTATGAAATTTCTTCTATTTTAAAAGCTGCCGGTGTACAGCTTACAGATCAAGGGGTTCAGGAAC comes from Psychrilyobacter piezotolerans and encodes:
- a CDS encoding RnfABCDGE type electron transport complex subunit D, giving the protein MFQKQAVMRKVLISLAPLLVFSIFLYGFKSIGIFIITFTLGIFTEWLFVRKTKQKVSEAVLVTCSLYALSMPPLVPLWIVGIGIIFGIAFGKMVYGGFGRNIFNPAIAGRLFIYISFPNTVNQWLNPRSLDGFAGATPLAMLKNGELPPLLNLFTGFKSGSIGEGSIILIFIAFVYLISTKTASYRSSISTIIGFLIMQSILYFMNLGGANPIYSLFSGSILFLAVFMVTDPVSSPKKNSSLILYGLLIGVFTSLIRTYSLFLEGTSFAILLGNMFAPLFDETIGKLKGGYRWKKIQ